A stretch of Solenopsis invicta isolate M01_SB chromosome 9, UNIL_Sinv_3.0, whole genome shotgun sequence DNA encodes these proteins:
- the LOC105198035 gene encoding telomerase Cajal body protein 1 — protein sequence MEIECEETVVKLPITAHETLNKNNEMIEDDAKSETSETSQVQSNLFVQPKDPQDPINTETYLESSVMSNKTDLPISSQSYVTSDTLPEQIINLEISEQTGDNEAANVTEPRNVNSEDADSTDSTCVFKYNWSMAPRSLCVATKEYQSTNLYENFTKGCQWSPDGTCLLVPSEDFRIRIYELPREVYSGQIPSDFVQTNFTAALTVKEGGLIYDTCWYPFMNSWEPVTCCFLSTSRESPIHLWDAFTGELRATYRAYNQVDEVDASISVQFVNSGKEIWCGFKNTVRTFDTDRPGRQTSDIQFKQDFPNMIGLVSCIRENPIMPGLVAFGTYSKCIGLYKDGPLCTFKTGSGVTQIEFSPCGMKLFSVVRKNSEFLCWDLRNPGNVLYSLEGRQSDTNQRIQFASTPDSKQIISGGVDGYITVWELPEIINYDEEGLSPKYKIRLSKDCINGISLHTSLPIIATSSGQRQCGMENKCRDNSVRLWWAS from the exons ATGGAAATAGAATGTGAAGAAACCGTTGTTAAATTACCTATAACGGCACatgaaactttaaataaaaataatgaaatgatCGAAGACGATGCAAAAAGCGAAACCAGTGAGACCAGTCAAGTGCAATCGAATTTATTCGTTCAGCCCAAAGACCCACAGGATCCAATAAATACAGAAACTTATTTAGAATCTAGTGTAATGTCAAACAAAACTGACTTGCCCATTTCTTCACAATCATAT gtAACAAGTGATACTTTACCAgagcaaataataaatcttgAGATATCAGAGCAAACAGGAGACAATGAAGCTGCCAATGTCACAGAGCCAAGAAACGTGAATTCAGAAGATGCTGATTCAACAGATTCTACTTGTGTCTTTAAATACAACTGGTCCATGGCACCGAGAAGTCTATGTGTAGCTACCAAGGAATACCAATCCACAAATTTGTATGAGAATTTTACAAAAGGTTGCCAGTGGTCCCCAGATGGAACATGCTTACTTGTACCATCAGAAGATTTCAGGATACGCATTTACGAGCTTCCTAGAGAAGTGTACTCTGGTCAGATTCCATCTGATTTTGTACAAACCAATTTTACAGCTGCTTTGACTGTAAAAGAAGGTGGCCTCATATACGATACTTGCTGGTATCCCTTTATGAATTCGTGGGAGCCTGTGACATGTTGCTTTCTTAGTACCAGTAGAGAGAGTCCTATTCACCTGTGGGATGCATTTACAGGAGAATTACGTGCGACGTACCGAGCTTACAATCA agttgaTGAAGTAGATGCATCTATTAGCGTTCAATTCGTGAATTCAGGAAAGGAGATATGGTGTGGTTTTAAGAATACTGTGAGAACCTTTGACACAGATCGTCCAGGACGTCAAACAAGCGATATTCAGTTTAAACAGGATTTTCCAAATATGATAGGATTAGTGTCGTGTATTCGTGAAAATCCAATAATGCCAGGCCTAGTTGCCTTCGGCACATATTCTAAATGTATCG gcTTGTATAAAGATGGACCATTGTGCACTTTTAAGACTGGGAGTGGTGTAACACAAATTGAATTTAGCCCTTGTGGAATGAAATTGTTTTCTGTTGTCCGAAAAAATAGTGAATTCTTATGTTGGGACCTTCGTAATCCTGGAAATGTTCTTTATTCCCTTGAAGGAAGGCAATCAGATACAAATCAAAGAATACAATTTGCTAGTACACCTGAcagtaaacaaataatttctg GTGGTGTTGATGGATATATTACTGTTTGGGAATTAccagaaattataaattatgatgaaGAGGGCTTGAGTCCCAAATATAAAATAAGGTTGTCCAAAGATTGTATAAATGGAATAAGTTTGCACACAAGCTTACCTATAATAGCAACTAGTTCCGGACAGAGGCAATGTGGTATGGAAAATAAATGTAGAGATAATAGCGTGAGATTATGGTGGGCCTCTTGA
- the LOC105198033 gene encoding tubulin delta chain, producing the protein MLTLQFGQCGNQLGCDLFSKVSSDIGSSNTGVSYGANYEYTENTIEKWFDGIAECGRHCARAILVDTEEKVVKKVCKDANSSWIYRTGNVVCQSGGGSANNWAYGYTINSRRLSNAVLNVTRQEMEKLDRSQGFLLLLSSAGGTGSGIGSRMVELLREEYETKPIIATIVLPFTFGEVCTQNYNTILTLAKFSDRADLSVLFENEQMHSMCTNLLKNSNTTLHDMNSIISENLLAVFQPSNDARCNTNFLISKIANHPNFRFVTVKSTPHTPATSLQYEPTHKWEVYIRHLKQTLRVSKSQMELTNAQLKTPNPTLSKTTMSHVYSPCVSNVLVTRGKSMENDIMMLEDLQTEHLYPEWITLNSFTHLHQERRFLNRDKFLALISNNSEIHRPLDLYLDKAWGSYKCAAFLHQYKQFGLEEDDFLEAFAKIENIVHVYKSLKSHNGK; encoded by the coding sequence ATGCTCACGTTACAGTTCGGACAATGCGGGAATCAACTCGGGTGCGATCTGTTCTCGAAGGTGTCCTCTGACATAGGTAGCTCGAACACCGGCGTTTCCTATGGCGCAAATTACGAGTACACGGAGAACACGATCGAGAAATGGTTCGACGGAATCGCGGAATGCGGCCGGCACTGTGCTAGGGCGATTCTCGTCGACACCGAGGAGAAGGTCGTGAAGAAGGTATGCAAGGACGCGAACTCGTCGTGGATCTATCGAACAGGTAACGTCGTTTGTCAATCCGGTGGCGGTTCCGCCAACAACTGGGCCTATGGCTACACGATAAACAGTCGACGCCTGTCGAACGCCGTGCTGAACGTCACGCGACAAGAGATGGAGAAATTAGATCGTTCTCAGGGATTTCTCTTGCTCCTTAGTTCAGCCGGAGGCACGGGATCCGGTATAGGAAGTCGCATGGTTGAGCTCCTGCGAGAGGAGTACGAAACTAAACCTATTATCGCAACAATTGTATTGCCGTTCACCTTTGGAGAAGTTTGTACTCAGAATTACAATACTATACTGACTCTAGCCAAGTTCTCAGATAGGGCAGATCTTTCCGTGCTATTCGAGAATGAGCAGATGCACTCTATGTGCACCAATCTGTTGAAGAATTCTAATACAACACTGCATGATATGAATAGTATTATTTCTGAGAATTTGCTCGCTGTTTTTCAGCCTAGCAATGATGCGAGatgtaatacaaattttttaatatcaaaaatagcCAATCATCCCAATTTTAGGTTTGTAACAGTCAAGAGCACTCCACATACTCCTGCAACATCCCTGCAGTATGAGCCAACACACAAGTGGGAGGTGTATATTCGTCATTTGAAGCAAACTCTTCGTGTATCAAAGTCACAAATGGAATTAACAAACGCCCAACTAAAGACACCAAATCCCACATTAAGCAAAACAACAATGTCTCATGTTTATAGTCCTTGCGTGTCCAATGTTCTAGTAACGCGTGGCAAATCTATGGAGAATGATATTATGATGTTGGAAGATTTGCAAACAGAACATCTATACCCAGAGTGGATTACTTTGAATTCTTTTACTCATTTGCATCAAGAACGTAGGTTTCTGAATCGAGACAAGTTCCTGGCGTTGATCAGCAATAATTCGGAGATACATCGACCATTGGACTTATATCTAGACAAAGCATGGGGCTCTTACAAATGCGCGGCTTTCTTGCATCAATATAAGCAATTTGGTTTGGAGGAAGATGATTTCTTGGAGGCTTTtgcaaaaatagaaaacatagTGCATGTGTATAAAAGCTTAAAAAGCCATAATGGAAAATGA
- the LOC105198034 gene encoding uncharacterized protein LOC105198034, translated as MTDFKQQYKNPRPGFGDADHRRFLRACNHDKSRKEVRSRAFDKNRNLPGVSPILKQDVSTITDERLKKLIRWKEARDRKKKLETITKKPAFKVGVVHHSLCSPLLKSKSITSAKTLKKTQQPDHIQKRITRATEKRLLAKAAAAKQAAKNLPLVLTKHHQSIKTSSPNMKKSFAPVDYRFKPPSGLQEISLFGLVSIEETPQEKYISSNTQIFDDNTKNFKTFTSPKLSLKKRNSSDNLNKSPIYNSNELNRTITITSSLKEEKNQIDVQNPQQEKNTSLSTDTKTPPLKNIITSSEKENHTMNDLIVFSPYLTRSRGKRNSRLEGQQRLGIGRRSDEIPTKDTVMQNLNICVEQEERTAQYFKFLVNKETDRLKQLCKKWLAIRLETDVPEDATYEIQQAVGQINLLINKKFERFRRLVQDCETGKGEMLVTCRDLQGFWDMMYQEVEDCNMQFERLEERRNREWREEERTAQYFKFLVNKETDRLQEFCKKWLAIRSEGDIPEDATYEIQQAVGQTNLLINKKFQRFRRLVQDCETGKGEMLVTCEDLQGFWDMTCQEIEDCNMRFEKLEKRRNREWQEEELTAKPVKKRMPVKKQKSAKNQTVSSKQSKLQSFISAARKKTKKETGTLNMEDLLQDVHINEKPKDNRKFLTMSAENANTRHNARRSKSLNNLNETKSTPRHESKSSRPSSVQKVQFSDKSKRMRSPHIVMKISQKCKTPEVQLDDTILYVNSDQTPGKSILKKSEELESKEARIKSAHKVNFDDTVFLTEVPLDEEAQNKLSLAAALNRIDSLDLDEIYQSPPDNVEKRLDFEDSSSTDDMSELGLDIVPIEKRNKRKSSVQITSDIVHPLTDITSIEEPSLKNNGEITSSRKSLRNRVQHKEHNTSNKKDDDDLFLTQTHIDDKIAIPDEIISNDMDNFDLERKVLRNRTVLTNNTPKSNRTSKMMTPKRTSVSKERKSSMKSRKNSLKLLEKDENKYMTPNKSNTIEEKEVTLMDDIENVDNIKKKRSLRKSVAFDETCVACAENKPVLPMTPYVRRSKTPSRQRRSKHALQDNDLISWNTPDEKQRPRRVTRSQSDF; from the exons ATGACGGATTTTAAGCAGCAGTACAAAAATCCGCGTCCAGGTTTCGGTGACGCGGATCATAGAAGATTTTTGCGCGCCTGCAACCACGATAAATCTCGTAAGGAAGTGAGATCGCGGGCGTTCGACAAGAACCGCAACTTGCCAGGCGTTTCACCGATTTTGAAGCAAG atgtatCTACCATTACTGATGAGcgtctgaaaaaattaataagatggAAAGAAGCACGAGACAGAAAAAAGAAGTTGGAAACTATCACGAAAAAACCTGCTTTTAAGGTTGGTGTTGTTCACCACTCTTTATGTTCACCGCTATTGAAAAGCAAATCTATAACATCTGCAAAAACATTAAAGAAAACACAGCAACCAGATCATATCCAGAAACGAATTACAAGAGCTACTGAAAAACGATTACTTGCAAAAGCAGCTGCTGCTAAACAAGCAGCAAAGAATCTACCTTTGGTGCTGACAAAACATCATCAGAGTATCAAAACATCATCTCCTAATATGAAAAAATCATTTGCTCCTGTTGATTACCGTTTTAAGCCTCCATCTGGTTTGCAAGAAATATCTCTATTTGGTCTTGTATCAATAGAAGAAACAccacaagaaaaatatatttcatcaaatacacaaatttttgatgataatacaaagaatttcaaaacttttacaagTCCAAAATTATCACTAAAGAAACGAAACTCGTCAGATAACTTAAATAAATCGcctatttataattcaaatgaattgaataGGACTATAACAATAACCTCGtcattaaaagaagaaaagaatcaAATAGACGTACAAAACCCACagcaagaaaaaaatacttcatTAAGTACTGATACAAAAACGCCcccattaaaaaatatcattacatcTTCTGAGAAAGAAAATCATACTATGAACGATCTTATTGTCTTTTCACCATACCTTACTCGAAGCCGTGGAAAGAGAAACTCGAGACTAGAGGGACAGCAGCGTCTGGGTATTGGTCGTCGATCTGATGAAATTCCCACTAAGGATACtgttatgcaaaatttaaacatatgCGTGGAACAAGAGGAGCGCACTGCTCAGTACTTCAAATTTCTTGTGAACAAGGAAACAGATAGACTTAAGCAATTGTGTAAGAAATGGCTGGCCATTAGATTAGAGACGGATGTTCCAGAGGATGCCACATATGAAATACAACAAGCAGTTGGACAGATAAATTTgctgataaataaaaagtttgagaGATTTCGACGTTTGGTGCAGGATTGTGAAACTGGTAAAGGAGAAATGTTGGTTACATGCAGAGATTTACAGGGATTTTGGGATATGATGTACCAAGAGGTCGAGGATTGTAACATGCAATTTGAGAGATTGGAGGAACGTCGAAACAGAGAATGGCGGGAGGAAGAACGCACTGCTCAATACTTCAAATTTCTTGTGAACAAAGAAACAGATAGACTTCAGGAATTTTGTAAGAAATGGCTGGCCATTAGATCAGAGGGGGATATTCCAGAGGATGCTACATATGAAATACAACAAGCAGTTGGACAGACAAATTTgctgataaataaaaagtttcaaagatTTCGACGTTTGGTGCAAGACTGCGAAACTGGTAAAGGAGAAATGCTGGTTACATGCGAAGATTTACAAGGATTTTGGGATATGACGTGCCAAGAGATCGAGGATTGTAACATGCGATTTGAGAAGTTGGAAAAACGTCGAAACAGAGAATGGCAGGAGGAGGAACTTACTGCTAAGCCTGTTAAAAAACGAATGCctgttaaaaaacaaaagtCTGCTAAAAATCAAACTGTGTCATCAAAGCAAAGTAAATTACAATCTTTTATCTCAGCTGCCAGAAAGAAAACCAAAAAGGAAACAGGGACATTGAATATGGAAGATTTATTACAAGATgtacatataaatgaaaaaccGAAAGATAATAGAAAGTTTTTAACCATGTCTGCAGAAAACGCCAATACTCGACACAATGCGAGAAGATCCAAATCCCTAAATAATCTTAACGAAACTAAATCAACTCCTCGACATGAAAGCAAGAGCTCTAGACCAAGTTCTGTACAAAAAGTGCAATTTTCTGACAAATCTAAAAGAATGAGGAGTCCACATATAGTTATGAAAATAAGTCAAAAATGCAAGACACCTGAGGTTCAATTAGATGACacaatattatatgttaattcCGATCAAACTCCAGGCAAGAGTATCTTAAAGAAATCGGAGGAATTAGAAAGCAAGGAAGCTCGCATAAAGTCCGCGCATAAAGTCAATTTTGACGATACAGTATTTTTGACTGAGGTCCCTCTTGACGAAGAAGCGCAGAATAAATTGAGTTTAGCTGCTGCATTAAATAGGATAGACAGTTTAGATTTGGATGAGATATATCAGTCTCCACCCGATAATGTTGAAAAAAGATTAGACTTTGAAGATTCTAGTAGTACTGACGATATGAGCGAATTAGGACTTGACATAGTACCAATAGAAAAACGAAATAAACGTAAATCATCTGTTCAGATTACTTCAGATATTGTGCATCCACTTACCGATATAACATCTATTGAAGAACCatcgttaaaaaataatggGGAGATAACATCATCTAGGAAAAGCTTAAGAAACCGAGTTCAACATAAAGAACATAACACCTCAAACAAAAAAGACGATGATGACTTGTTTTTAACACAAACTCACATAGATGATAAAATAGCTATAcctgatgaaataatttcaaatgatATGGACAATTTTGATTTAGAAAGGAAAGTTCTCAGAAATAGAACTGTCCTAACAAATAATACTCCAAAAAGTAACAGAACTAGTAAAATG ATGACTCCAAAAAGGACAAGTGTTAGCAAAGAAAGAAAGAGTTCTATGAAATCAAGAaagaattcattaaaattattggaaaaagatgaaaataagtATATGACACCAAATAAGAGTAATacaatagaagaaaaagaagtaaCATTAATGGACGATATAGAAAATGtggataatattaaaaaaaagagatcacTTCGAAAAAGTGTTGCATTTGATG AAACGTGTGTGGCATGTGCCGAGAATAAACCAGTGCTTCCTATGACTCCTTATGTACGTCGTAGCAAGACGCCCTCAAGACAGAGGCGGAGCAAACATGCATTGCAAGATAACGATCTTATATCATGGAACACGCCTGACGAAAAACAAC gTCCTCGAAGAGTTACTAGATCTCaatcagatttttaa